A part of Paenibacillus sp. IHBB 10380 genomic DNA contains:
- a CDS encoding YkoP family protein codes for MTILNIVSTASRTGMQSAWMAWEGLFDQITKIRSVSVTQYGICKLVVRKHLGKSIACDDGYYIHAGDCVGELHLDNRKMLELSRTNGADRTALMTARMLRKSLEQISYAMEHNPELRNVKALTGITLLHRGIIHGLGFEQHPIQSKWIRVWMTFYLRFLLRVLHPVGRQRVKQSSSKLVPMMLMMSRQSLIHRFRKEVQS; via the coding sequence ATGACTATTTTGAATATTGTTAGTACAGCTTCAAGAACAGGGATGCAGTCGGCATGGATGGCATGGGAAGGTTTATTTGATCAAATCACAAAGATACGTAGCGTATCTGTGACACAGTATGGCATATGTAAGCTAGTCGTTAGAAAGCATCTGGGGAAGAGCATAGCTTGTGATGATGGATACTATATACATGCAGGAGATTGTGTGGGAGAACTGCATTTAGATAATCGGAAGATGTTGGAGCTGTCGCGCACGAATGGCGCGGATCGTACAGCATTAATGACGGCACGGATGCTGCGCAAATCACTTGAACAGATCAGTTATGCGATGGAACATAATCCTGAACTTAGGAATGTAAAAGCTTTAACAGGCATCACGCTACTTCACAGAGGGATCATTCACGGATTAGGTTTTGAACAACATCCGATTCAATCAAAGTGGATTAGAGTATGGATGACATTCTACCTGAGATTTCTACTACGGGTGCTACATCCCGTAGGTAGACAACGGGTGAAGCAGAGCTCTTCAAAGCTGGTTCCAATGATGTTGATGATGTCTAGACAATCGTTGATACATCGTTTTCGGAAAGAAGTGCAATCATGA
- a CDS encoding TetR/AcrR family transcriptional regulator, whose protein sequence is MSLIGDHMFRDVKLDDICRQAKVSRVTFFNFFRKKEDLPVYMMRFLLTTWSIEIEERSLRGFEGVRYVLSQVAEIPFLTLACE, encoded by the coding sequence ATGTCATTGATTGGAGATCATATGTTCCGGGACGTGAAGCTCGATGATATTTGCCGGCAAGCGAAAGTGTCACGTGTGACATTCTTTAATTTTTTCCGTAAAAAGGAAGATTTGCCTGTGTATATGATGCGTTTCTTGTTAACCACTTGGAGCATCGAAATAGAAGAACGATCCCTACGCGGGTTTGAAGGCGTGCGCTATGTATTAAGTCAAGTTGCTGAAATACCATTCTTAACATTGGCATGCGAGTAA
- a CDS encoding methylated-DNA--[protein]-cysteine S-methyltransferase, translated as MYKSTVTEIFWTTLVHSGLNDRLLHVAASDRGLCLISLQDDTHMNMKQWVGKKFPNAVLIEDKERLSPYLEQLQAYCERRSMSFELPLDLQGTIFQVSVWQALMRIPYGQIRSYLDIATMIDNPRAVRAVGTANGANPIPIVIPCHRVIGKNGTLTGYSGGLEMKEALLQLEGYHDYSATGHARFKF; from the coding sequence ATGTATAAATCAACCGTAACCGAGATTTTCTGGACAACATTGGTTCACTCGGGACTCAATGATCGGCTGCTTCATGTCGCAGCGTCCGATCGAGGCTTATGCTTAATTTCATTGCAGGATGATACACATATGAACATGAAGCAATGGGTAGGTAAGAAATTTCCTAATGCGGTTCTAATTGAAGATAAGGAACGGCTTTCTCCTTACCTGGAACAGTTGCAGGCTTATTGTGAGCGAAGAAGCATGTCATTTGAACTTCCCCTTGATTTGCAGGGTACAATCTTTCAGGTTTCCGTCTGGCAAGCGTTGATGAGGATCCCATACGGGCAAATCCGCAGCTATTTAGATATTGCTACAATGATAGATAATCCCCGTGCTGTCCGCGCAGTGGGAACTGCCAACGGGGCTAATCCCATTCCGATTGTCATTCCTTGCCACCGCGTTATTGGAAAGAACGGCACATTGACCGGTTACAGCGGCGGCTTGGAGATGAAAGAAGCACTTCTTCAATTGGAGGGGTATCACGATTACTCTGCTACGGGACACGCTCGGTTTAAATTCTGA
- a CDS encoding LLM class oxidoreductase gives MEIKSNDNELLRKRQQTSSTQGMFTEHPGFSRMFAPNKLTIGIFLPLKFYAGHMDNLKGQADIVEMIDQRNFAAVWVRDVPLFDPSFGDAGQVFDPFTYLAYLAARTKHVSLATGSAIFTLRHPLDLAKLASSIDVLSGGRLVLGIASGDRAIEFPAYGIDADQRDVRFRETVEFFRNLIRLRKPSILSSLGQVEGVEMLPKPATGDIPLVVTGSSRQSLDWIAEHSDGWLTYPEATADASGPRRLSEKISAWREKIPGGIFKPHMTNEWIDLVEDADYPRTPLRGGYILRTGRKGLIQLLEEWQAVGVNHAALGIQFASRPPAEVIQELAEEVLPLFPSHAGPNPLYTKW, from the coding sequence TTGGAAATAAAATCAAATGATAATGAATTACTTCGTAAGCGACAGCAGACATCTTCGACACAGGGAATGTTCACCGAGCATCCCGGCTTCAGCCGTATGTTCGCCCCCAATAAACTCACGATTGGTATTTTCCTGCCGCTTAAGTTCTATGCAGGTCACATGGACAACTTAAAGGGCCAAGCCGATATCGTGGAAATGATCGATCAACGGAACTTCGCTGCGGTTTGGGTGCGGGATGTGCCGCTGTTTGATCCTAGCTTTGGGGATGCTGGACAGGTCTTCGATCCTTTTACCTATTTGGCATATCTTGCTGCGAGGACAAAGCATGTATCTTTAGCAACGGGCAGTGCAATCTTCACATTACGCCATCCCCTCGATTTGGCCAAATTGGCGTCATCCATTGATGTGCTGTCTGGCGGTCGTCTTGTACTTGGGATTGCCTCAGGCGACCGAGCCATAGAATTTCCGGCTTACGGAATCGATGCCGACCAACGTGATGTTCGGTTTCGGGAGACGGTTGAGTTTTTCCGTAACCTCATTCGACTTCGGAAGCCATCGATTCTATCGTCCCTTGGACAAGTTGAGGGGGTGGAAATGCTTCCCAAGCCTGCAACCGGCGATATTCCGCTCGTTGTGACAGGATCAAGCCGACAATCCCTCGACTGGATCGCGGAACATAGCGACGGTTGGCTCACTTATCCAGAAGCGACAGCAGATGCGTCTGGTCCCCGGAGGCTCTCGGAAAAAATAAGTGCCTGGCGTGAAAAAATACCAGGCGGGATATTCAAGCCGCACATGACCAACGAATGGATTGATCTTGTGGAAGATGCCGATTATCCGAGAACACCGCTCCGCGGAGGATACATTTTGCGTACGGGTCGTAAAGGACTGATTCAGCTATTGGAAGAATGGCAAGCAGTTGGCGTCAATCATGCTGCGCTCGGCATTCAATTTGCCAGCAGACCTCCTGCCGAAGTGATTCAAGAGTTGGCAGAGGAAGTGCTGCCGCTCTTCCCATCGCATGCCGGACCTAATCCGCTATACACCAAATGGTAG
- the pdxR gene encoding MocR-like pyridoxine biosynthesis transcription factor PdxR — MIDMTLLLEEKSGEPLYFQLYQHIKKDIIRGKLVAKTRLPSIRALSSHLHISRNTVELAYHQLIAEGYVQSRPRSGLYVIELELEKLPAPYSRRRKPFEASKQDSAAVQYDFRYGDVDVAHFPLATWRKLSNQCLQPEQVELFSYGDPQGEPGLRVEIAKYLYDSRGVNCSPDQIIIGAGIQYLLSLLSGLMRTANNSIAMEEPGYDGVRTIFQHNGFNTHPIPLDKDGLNIHKLYESKSRIVYITPSHQFPYGMVMPFSKRMQLLKWAADQDGIIIEDDYDSEFRYVGKPIPSLQGLDTNHSTVYLGTFSKCLLPSLRIAYMVLPPALLELHNKQGYQLYDQTVSWFHQKTLELFMSNGHWEAHIRKMRNVYHRKQSTLIEAIRELMGEQATVIGQDAGLHILLRVHNGMDESELIKAAEQEGVKVYAVSPFWAQRTKAEASMVQIGFGGLSNEDIVMGVHLLHRAWLYPVNTSP; from the coding sequence ATGATCGATATGACACTATTACTGGAGGAAAAGTCCGGAGAACCGTTATATTTTCAGCTATATCAACACATCAAAAAAGATATTATAAGAGGCAAGCTGGTTGCTAAGACACGATTGCCTTCCATCCGTGCGCTTTCATCCCATCTCCATATTAGCCGCAATACGGTAGAATTGGCCTATCACCAATTGATAGCCGAAGGCTATGTTCAAAGTAGGCCGAGAAGCGGCTTATATGTAATTGAATTGGAACTGGAGAAGTTGCCTGCGCCGTATTCAAGAAGAAGAAAGCCGTTTGAAGCAAGCAAGCAGGACAGTGCTGCGGTTCAATATGATTTTCGATATGGCGATGTGGATGTCGCACACTTTCCGTTAGCCACCTGGCGCAAACTATCCAATCAATGCTTGCAACCGGAACAAGTGGAGCTATTCTCTTATGGCGATCCTCAGGGGGAACCTGGACTCCGTGTAGAAATTGCTAAATATCTGTACGATTCGAGGGGAGTAAATTGCTCGCCTGATCAAATTATTATTGGGGCGGGCATTCAGTATTTGCTTAGCTTGTTATCCGGGTTGATGAGAACTGCTAACAACAGCATTGCGATGGAAGAACCAGGCTACGATGGGGTTCGGACGATTTTCCAACATAATGGATTCAACACCCATCCCATTCCGCTGGATAAGGATGGGCTTAACATTCACAAGTTATATGAGAGTAAATCCAGGATCGTCTATATTACCCCATCTCACCAGTTTCCATATGGGATGGTCATGCCGTTCTCCAAGAGAATGCAATTGCTGAAATGGGCGGCAGACCAAGATGGCATCATTATCGAGGATGATTACGATAGCGAGTTCAGATATGTCGGCAAACCAATCCCTTCCCTTCAGGGCTTGGATACGAATCACAGTACTGTCTATCTGGGAACCTTCTCCAAATGCCTTCTTCCCTCTCTGCGCATCGCTTATATGGTGCTGCCTCCTGCCTTACTGGAGCTTCATAATAAACAAGGCTACCAATTGTATGATCAAACAGTATCCTGGTTTCATCAGAAGACACTGGAGCTATTCATGAGCAACGGGCATTGGGAAGCCCACATTCGTAAAATGCGGAATGTATATCATAGAAAGCAATCCACGCTGATTGAGGCGATTCGGGAGTTGATGGGTGAACAGGCTACGGTGATCGGACAGGATGCTGGGCTACACATTTTATTACGTGTACATAACGGGATGGATGAGTCGGAGCTAATTAAAGCTGCAGAGCAGGAAGGAGTCAAGGTTTACGCAGTATCCCCCTTTTGGGCGCAACGCACCAAGGCTGAGGCGTCGATGGTTCAAATCGGTTTTGGCGGGTTGAGCAATGAAGATATCGTTATGGGGGTCCATTTACTGCACCGCGCTTGGTTATATCCCGTCAATACCAGCCCTTAA
- a CDS encoding alpha/beta hydrolase, with product MQLRYMKSAQTTKISAKDESFALRISDLMEHFKVEKSAFIGPSYGGGIILRIATFMPEKIACSVLVAPSGLQLGSKMKMIHKILLPMILFKMNSSQKQLQKIADVMSFNSMKEIDKNIIGEIFTHVKLEQDMPKLTEKRELLNYSSPTMVLDNSSTSTIKFLTTERLDTISKG from the coding sequence ATGCAATTACGTTATATGAAATCAGCGCAAACCACAAAAATTTCTGCTAAGGATGAAAGTTTTGCTTTAAGGATTTCTGATTTAATGGAACACTTTAAAGTTGAGAAAAGTGCTTTTATTGGTCCATCTTATGGCGGGGGTATAATACTGAGAATAGCAACTTTTATGCCAGAGAAAATTGCGTGCTCTGTTTTGGTGGCACCGTCTGGATTGCAGCTAGGCTCAAAGATGAAAATGATACATAAAATACTTCTTCCGATGATACTATTTAAAATGAATTCATCACAAAAACAATTGCAAAAAATTGCAGATGTGATGTCGTTTAACAGCATGAAAGAAATAGATAAAAATATTATCGGGGAAATTTTTACACATGTTAAATTAGAACAAGACATGCCTAAATTAACTGAAAAGAGAGAGCTTTTGAATTATTCCTCTCCTACAATGGTTTTGGACAATTCCTCGACGTCAACTATTAAATTTTTAACGACAGAAAGGCTGGATACTATCAGTAAGGGGTAG
- a CDS encoding ClbS/DfsB family four-helix bundle protein — translation MPSYDYESKDALKSAIHVGYLSLDIEFDGIDDCQKDIRIQEVDRTPAEIIAYQLGWMNLVMEWDRNEKVGETVTMPAPNYKWNQLGGLYQSFYHTYAPYSLGELRSLFKETEQQWQNWIDSLSEEELFTQGVRHWTGNNPGWAMVRWIHINSVAPFKNFRSKIRKWKKLQLH, via the coding sequence GTGCCTAGTTATGACTATGAATCTAAAGATGCATTGAAAAGCGCCATCCATGTTGGCTATCTGTCTCTAGATATTGAATTTGATGGAATTGATGATTGTCAAAAAGACATCCGTATTCAAGAGGTGGATCGCACGCCTGCAGAAATCATTGCCTATCAACTTGGCTGGATGAATCTTGTTATGGAATGGGACAGGAATGAAAAAGTAGGTGAAACCGTTACTATGCCTGCTCCGAACTATAAATGGAATCAACTTGGCGGACTGTATCAATCGTTTTATCATACATATGCTCCCTACTCTTTAGGCGAATTGAGATCTTTATTTAAAGAAACAGAACAGCAATGGCAGAATTGGATTGATTCATTGAGCGAAGAAGAACTTTTTACGCAAGGTGTTCGACATTGGACAGGTAATAATCCGGGATGGGCGATGGTCAGATGGATTCACATCAATTCAGTTGCACCTTTCAAGAATTTTCGTTCTAAGATTCGTAAGTGGAAAAAGCTTCAGTTACATTGA
- a CDS encoding GNAT family N-acetyltransferase, which translates to MKNIITLKQLSNIAEADILDHEFSQRYRWYCQSDYYHKCLEENLEGKRITLMVFYEDALAGCCHILYNSQYPYFRNDNIPEINDLNVFPEYRRKKIASRVFDELEMIASKTSRYIGLGVGLYQDYGNAQRMYTKRGYVMDGRGMTYKNNQVQPGQPVMVDDDLLIYLVKELY; encoded by the coding sequence ATGAAGAACATAATAACATTAAAGCAGCTATCAAATATAGCGGAAGCTGATATATTAGATCATGAATTCTCACAACGATATAGATGGTATTGTCAAAGTGATTATTATCATAAATGCCTAGAAGAAAACCTTGAAGGTAAACGAATAACTTTAATGGTGTTTTACGAGGATGCGTTAGCAGGATGCTGTCATATACTTTACAATTCACAATATCCATACTTCCGCAATGATAATATACCAGAGATTAATGATTTGAATGTATTCCCTGAATATAGAAGAAAGAAGATAGCTAGTAGAGTATTTGATGAGCTAGAGATGATTGCTTCAAAAACATCTAGATATATAGGTTTGGGTGTTGGGTTATACCAAGATTATGGTAACGCTCAAAGAATGTATACTAAGCGTGGATATGTGATGGACGGAAGAGGAATGACATATAAGAATAACCAAGTACAACCTGGTCAACCAGTGATGGTTGATGATGATCTTCTAATTTATTTAGTTAAAGAATTGTATTAA
- the eutH gene encoding ethanolamine utilization protein EutH → MEINEIIIYIMVIFMVLGAVDKCIGYKFGLGHQFDEGIMAMGSLTLAMVGIISLSPVLAKLLSPIVVPLYTALGADPAMFATTLLANDMGGFSLALELANNPDAGMFAGVILGAMLGPTIVFIIPVALGIIKKEDHKYMATGVLAGIVTIPIGCLTGGLVAGYSISMILSNLVPIILFAALIVLGLWRFPQGMIKGFTIFGKFIVIVATLGLAASIVQQLTDITIIPGLAPIDEGIKIVGDISIVLAGAFAMVFVITKVFNKPLMKLGKMLGMNEIAAAGLVATLANVIPMFGMMKDMDARGKVINVAFAVSAAFVFGDHLGFTAGVAKDMIFPMIVGKLVGGITAIFVAIYLSKKMMVEPKLEG, encoded by the coding sequence ATGGAAATCAATGAGATTATCATCTACATCATGGTTATTTTCATGGTTTTGGGTGCCGTCGACAAATGCATTGGGTACAAATTTGGATTAGGTCATCAATTTGATGAAGGGATTATGGCCATGGGGTCGTTAACACTGGCGATGGTAGGGATTATTTCGTTATCACCCGTATTGGCCAAGCTGTTAAGTCCTATTGTAGTACCCTTGTATACCGCGTTAGGAGCAGACCCGGCTATGTTTGCGACGACGTTGTTAGCCAACGACATGGGTGGATTTTCACTAGCACTTGAATTGGCAAATAATCCGGATGCAGGCATGTTTGCTGGAGTTATTCTAGGTGCAATGCTGGGTCCGACTATCGTATTTATCATTCCGGTTGCGCTCGGCATTATCAAAAAAGAAGATCATAAATATATGGCGACCGGTGTGCTTGCCGGCATTGTGACGATTCCGATTGGTTGCTTGACGGGGGGATTGGTTGCTGGTTATTCTATCTCCATGATTTTGTCCAATCTGGTACCGATCATTCTGTTTGCGGCTCTGATCGTGCTCGGCTTATGGAGGTTCCCGCAAGGAATGATCAAGGGCTTCACCATCTTCGGAAAGTTCATTGTCATCGTGGCGACGCTGGGACTCGCGGCTAGCATTGTGCAACAGCTTACAGACATCACGATCATTCCTGGCCTTGCTCCGATTGATGAAGGAATCAAGATCGTCGGGGATATTTCGATTGTGTTGGCAGGCGCCTTCGCGATGGTATTTGTCATTACGAAAGTGTTCAATAAGCCATTGATGAAGCTGGGTAAAATGCTAGGCATGAATGAGATCGCGGCAGCAGGCTTAGTGGCCACGCTGGCCAACGTCATCCCGATGTTCGGTATGATGAAAGACATGGATGCTCGTGGTAAAGTCATCAACGTGGCCTTTGCCGTATCTGCCGCATTTGTGTTCGGGGATCACCTTGGTTTTACGGCTGGGGTAGCCAAAGACATGATTTTTCCAATGATTGTCGGAAAACTAGTTGGCGGAATTACGGCTATTTTTGTTGCAATATACCTGTCCAAAAAAATGATGGTAGAACCGAAGCTGGAAGGGTAG
- a CDS encoding BMC domain-containing protein, with product MSSAIGVVELRSISKGYETADRMLKTSSVHVHHLKPICPGKFLIIISGDTADVQEAMDFAKVEANDFRISDFVLHGVHPEIVEGLKKRYSPQPVDAIGIMETSTVSSGIFALNNALKQSDIHVKRMNLGMAIGGKFLAVFTGSVSDVEQGMKVILSSMDEKRIVHYSVIPSPAEEIKNHFK from the coding sequence ATGAGTAGCGCCATCGGTGTCGTCGAACTGCGCAGCATTAGCAAAGGTTATGAGACCGCCGACCGCATGCTGAAAACATCTTCTGTGCATGTACATCATCTCAAGCCCATTTGTCCGGGTAAGTTTCTGATTATCATCAGCGGCGATACTGCAGATGTCCAAGAAGCGATGGACTTCGCAAAGGTGGAAGCTAACGATTTCAGAATCAGCGATTTTGTGCTGCATGGGGTTCATCCTGAGATCGTAGAGGGCTTAAAAAAGCGCTATTCCCCCCAGCCTGTAGACGCGATCGGAATTATGGAAACGTCTACGGTATCTTCCGGTATTTTTGCGTTGAACAACGCCTTGAAGCAGAGCGATATCCATGTCAAAAGAATGAACCTCGGCATGGCGATTGGCGGTAAGTTCCTCGCCGTGTTTACAGGAAGTGTCAGCGATGTGGAGCAAGGGATGAAGGTCATTCTATCCTCTATGGATGAAAAACGGATTGTTCATTATTCCGTGATACCATCCCCAGCTGAAGAAATAAAAAACCATTTCAAATGA
- a CDS encoding EutN/CcmL family microcompartment protein: MIVGEVVGSLWATRKDKKLNGLTFLVVKPFSYDKQVQHEYFVAADNAGAGIGDTVLVTKGSAARISIASADAPVDAVIVGIVDSLELPHE, encoded by the coding sequence ATGATCGTAGGAGAAGTTGTGGGTAGCTTGTGGGCTACCCGTAAAGATAAGAAGCTAAACGGTCTTACCTTCCTGGTAGTGAAACCGTTCTCGTATGACAAACAGGTTCAGCACGAATACTTTGTTGCCGCGGACAATGCGGGAGCAGGCATTGGTGACACCGTTCTCGTGACGAAGGGAAGCGCTGCCAGAATATCCATAGCGAGTGCAGACGCGCCCGTTGACGCCGTCATCGTAGGTATCGTCGACTCCCTCGAGTTGCCTCATGAGTAG
- a CDS encoding TIGR02536 family ethanolamine utilization protein: MNIEALDREALIQTVTEEVYKRVQQRQAAQTMPTVKQKAVLLSAEPASELENMLNEHYDVQYYDESIRDCELVIIPKICIQLLSNLANGISAGNRERFLLTMLLKGKKVVALEEGLAYRKYKPTAPVLLYKLYEGQADKLCSFGIRFVPTMELLSACLENAEVADVHTELEATPSGLEVLSRKVITEAELKKYHLRNIREIVVDRNSIITPLAQDYLRMQQMNIHRR; the protein is encoded by the coding sequence ATGAATATAGAAGCTCTGGATAGGGAAGCGCTCATTCAGACGGTAACGGAGGAAGTCTATAAGCGAGTGCAGCAGCGTCAGGCAGCACAAACGATGCCGACCGTCAAACAGAAAGCGGTTCTTCTGTCTGCTGAGCCCGCATCTGAGCTGGAGAATATGCTGAACGAGCATTATGACGTGCAGTATTATGATGAGAGCATCAGAGACTGCGAGCTGGTTATCATTCCCAAGATTTGCATTCAGCTGCTGTCCAACCTCGCCAACGGCATAAGCGCGGGCAACCGTGAACGATTTCTTTTGACCATGCTTTTAAAAGGGAAAAAGGTTGTCGCTTTGGAAGAAGGACTAGCTTACAGGAAATATAAGCCGACAGCGCCTGTCCTGCTATACAAGCTGTATGAAGGACAGGCGGATAAACTCTGCAGCTTCGGCATTCGGTTTGTCCCAACCATGGAGCTGCTGTCTGCTTGTCTGGAAAATGCAGAGGTGGCAGATGTTCATACGGAACTTGAGGCTACGCCCTCTGGGCTGGAAGTTCTGTCTAGGAAAGTTATTACCGAAGCCGAGCTGAAAAAATACCACCTCCGCAACATCAGAGAGATTGTGGTCGATCGAAATAGCATTATTACCCCGCTTGCGCAGGATTATTTAAGAATGCAGCAGATGAACATACACAGAAGATAG
- the eutD gene encoding ethanolamine utilization phosphate acetyltransferase EutD: MNNQLLENIVNEVLKRVQEETYIDIEASGKHVHLNREAIDALFGTGYQLTKARDLSQPGQYACKERVTLIGPKGALHNVVILGPERKESQVEISHSDAVVLGVPVPVRESGKLEGTPGIVIASGTNMIRLDKGLIAAQRHIHVKTEDAEKYGLKNAEIVQVKVLGQRPLIFDDVLVRVSSNYETYMHIDYDEANACGFAKGTKGKILKKSI; this comes from the coding sequence TTGAATAATCAACTGCTAGAGAACATCGTGAATGAAGTGTTAAAACGCGTGCAGGAAGAGACGTATATTGACATCGAAGCGTCGGGCAAGCATGTTCACTTGAACCGGGAAGCGATTGACGCCCTGTTTGGAACAGGTTATCAATTGACGAAAGCGCGCGATCTTTCCCAGCCTGGACAATACGCCTGCAAGGAGCGCGTCACGCTGATCGGGCCCAAAGGAGCATTGCATAATGTTGTAATACTCGGACCGGAACGCAAGGAATCGCAGGTGGAAATTTCGCACTCGGATGCCGTCGTACTGGGAGTGCCAGTACCGGTGAGAGAAAGCGGCAAATTGGAAGGAACTCCGGGTATCGTAATCGCTTCTGGCACCAATATGATTCGACTGGATAAAGGGTTGATCGCGGCCCAGCGCCATATCCACGTAAAGACGGAAGATGCTGAAAAATATGGTTTGAAAAACGCAGAAATCGTACAAGTTAAGGTACTTGGTCAGCGTCCGCTCATCTTTGACGACGTGCTGGTACGGGTCAGTTCTAACTATGAAACGTACATGCATATCGATTATGACGAAGCCAATGCATGCGGCTTTGCGAAAGGCACCAAAGGGAAAATTTTGAAAAAGAGCATCTAG
- a CDS encoding ethanolamine utilization cobalamin adenosyltransferase gives MAVITENELRKQFRNQKLKDIEVYEVPKGVILTPSAKSFLIENKIELRYVGAPDAPTPQKEVKLQITKNVDSEQEPIEGKKRFRTMYGGFLETKPEHMTHLYGNMLVFKDHPRIIFRGKLDSLETKILEAQISCSKLNMTKLVDDLEEILLFIRKIVRCEVLNESIDDFQLLGMTPKELREQSHFPKKYFGLEHFQPSYDMGEAVVVINALRTWTRETELFAYQAFKKEHGSAEREDIIRTLNRLSSLFWIIMFRIRVGHYNS, from the coding sequence ATGGCTGTTATAACCGAAAATGAATTGCGCAAACAGTTCAGAAATCAGAAGCTGAAAGATATCGAGGTATACGAAGTTCCTAAAGGAGTAATTCTGACTCCGTCGGCCAAGAGCTTCTTGATCGAGAATAAGATTGAGCTTCGTTATGTGGGAGCACCCGATGCTCCGACACCCCAAAAGGAAGTTAAGCTTCAAATCACCAAAAATGTGGACAGTGAGCAGGAACCAATAGAAGGAAAAAAACGTTTTCGCACCATGTACGGCGGTTTTTTGGAGACCAAGCCAGAGCACATGACCCATTTATATGGCAACATGCTCGTGTTTAAAGATCATCCCCGGATTATATTTCGTGGCAAGCTGGATTCGCTGGAAACGAAAATTTTGGAGGCGCAGATTAGCTGCTCTAAGCTGAACATGACCAAGCTGGTCGATGATTTGGAAGAGATACTGCTGTTTATTAGAAAAATCGTGCGGTGTGAAGTGCTGAATGAAAGCATAGACGATTTTCAATTGCTTGGGATGACACCTAAGGAATTGCGTGAACAATCCCATTTTCCCAAGAAGTATTTTGGATTGGAACATTTTCAACCCAGCTATGATATGGGCGAAGCGGTTGTTGTCATAAATGCGTTACGCACATGGACGAGAGAAACGGAGCTATTTGCATACCAGGCCTTTAAAAAGGAACATGGGAGCGCAGAGCGTGAAGATATCATCCGGACGCTCAACCGACTCTCTTCGTTATTCTGGATCATCATGTTTCGAATTCGTGTAGGACACTACAACTCATGA
- a CDS encoding BMC domain-containing protein: protein MANANALGMIETKGLVGAIEAADAMVKAANVTLIGKEQIGAGLVTVMVRGDVGAVKAATDAGAAAAERVGELLSVHVIPRPHSEVDAILPKTKLAE from the coding sequence ATGGCAAACGCAAACGCATTGGGAATGATTGAAACAAAAGGTTTGGTAGGAGCAATCGAAGCGGCGGACGCAATGGTGAAAGCGGCAAACGTAACGTTGATCGGTAAGGAGCAAATTGGTGCCGGTCTCGTAACGGTTATGGTTCGCGGCGACGTTGGCGCTGTTAAAGCGGCAACGGACGCAGGTGCGGCAGCGGCAGAGCGTGTAGGTGAATTGCTATCTGTGCATGTCATCCCAAGACCGCATTCGGAAGTGGATGCAATTCTTCCTAAGACGAAGCTAGCGGAATAA